One genomic segment of Pseudomonas sp. RU47 includes these proteins:
- a CDS encoding ABC transporter permease subunit gives MQDAGKPLMISLEEQNQVAMRVSDKGQALFFDIDSGAELKRVDLPVPAGATVTSIGEDQPGHPLVAVGLSNGQALVFRHTYKVSYPDGKKTISPAIEYPYGEAPIALNEAGGALEHVSLNASDTTLMLVGSTGSQLNVLSLTSEENMMTGEVTNEQKRIDLPQMTEPVKNIFVDPRQQWLYVVNGRAQADVFSLRDKSLNGRYKLLENADAEVTATTQLVGGISLIVGDSKGGLAQWFMARDTDGELRLKQIRTFQMGTTPIVEISAEERRKGFLALDASGKLGVFHSTAHRTLLVDQVVEGQGLFGLSPRANRVIVEAGGKLQPLLLDNPHPEVSWSALWSKVWYENYDEPKYVWQSTAANTDFEPKLSLSPLTFGTLKAAFYAMLLAAPLAVAAAIYTAYFMAPGMRRKVKPVIELMEAMPTVILGFFAGLFLAPYVEGHLPGIFSLLMLLPIGILVAGFTFSRLPESIRLKVPDGWESALLIPVILFVGWLSLYMSPFMENWFFGGDMRMWISHDLGITYDQRNALVVGLAMGFAVIPNIYSIAEDAVFSVPRGLTLGSLALGATPWQTMTRVVILTASPGIFSALMIGMGRAVGETMIVLMATGNTPVMEMNLFEGLRTLAANVAVEMPESEVGGSHYRVLFLSALVLLLFTFVMNTLAELIRQRLRKKYSSL, from the coding sequence ATGCAGGACGCCGGCAAGCCGCTGATGATTTCGCTCGAAGAGCAGAATCAGGTGGCCATGCGTGTTTCCGACAAGGGCCAGGCATTGTTCTTTGATATCGACAGTGGCGCTGAGCTGAAGCGCGTCGATCTGCCGGTGCCTGCCGGCGCCACCGTAACCTCGATTGGTGAAGACCAGCCGGGCCATCCGCTGGTGGCCGTGGGCCTGTCCAATGGTCAGGCGCTGGTGTTCCGCCACACCTATAAAGTCAGCTACCCCGATGGCAAGAAAACCATCAGCCCGGCCATCGAGTATCCGTACGGCGAGGCACCGATCGCGCTTAACGAAGCCGGTGGTGCGCTGGAGCATGTCAGCCTCAACGCCTCCGACACGACCCTGATGCTGGTCGGTTCGACCGGTTCGCAACTCAATGTGCTGTCGCTGACCAGCGAAGAAAACATGATGACTGGTGAAGTCACCAACGAGCAGAAGCGTATCGATCTGCCGCAGATGACTGAGCCGGTGAAAAACATCTTCGTCGACCCGCGCCAGCAATGGCTGTACGTGGTCAACGGTCGTGCCCAGGCCGATGTCTTCAGCCTGCGCGACAAGAGCCTCAACGGTCGCTACAAACTGCTGGAAAACGCCGACGCTGAAGTCACCGCAACCACGCAACTGGTCGGCGGTATCTCGCTGATCGTCGGTGACTCAAAAGGTGGTCTGGCCCAGTGGTTCATGGCCCGTGACACCGATGGTGAGCTGCGTCTTAAGCAGATCCGCACCTTCCAGATGGGCACCACGCCAATCGTTGAAATCAGTGCTGAAGAGCGTCGCAAAGGCTTTCTCGCGCTGGATGCCAGCGGCAAGCTCGGCGTGTTCCACAGCACCGCGCACCGCACCTTGCTGGTCGATCAGGTGGTTGAAGGCCAAGGCCTGTTCGGTCTGTCGCCACGCGCCAACCGCGTGATCGTCGAAGCCGGCGGCAAGCTGCAACCGTTGCTGCTCGACAACCCACACCCGGAAGTCTCGTGGAGCGCGCTGTGGAGCAAGGTCTGGTACGAGAACTACGACGAGCCTAAATACGTCTGGCAATCGACCGCCGCCAACACCGATTTCGAACCGAAACTGAGCCTGTCGCCACTGACCTTCGGCACCCTGAAAGCCGCGTTCTACGCGATGCTGCTGGCGGCACCGCTGGCCGTCGCTGCGGCAATCTACACCGCCTACTTCATGGCCCCGGGCATGCGCCGCAAGGTCAAACCGGTGATCGAGCTGATGGAAGCGATGCCGACGGTGATCCTCGGTTTCTTCGCCGGCCTGTTCCTCGCGCCGTATGTCGAAGGACATCTGCCGGGCATCTTCAGCCTGCTGATGTTGTTGCCGATCGGCATCCTGGTCGCCGGTTTCACCTTCAGTCGTCTGCCTGAATCGATCCGCCTGAAAGTCCCGGATGGCTGGGAAAGTGCGCTGCTGATTCCGGTGATTCTGTTCGTGGGCTGGCTGTCGCTGTACATGAGCCCGTTCATGGAGAACTGGTTCTTCGGCGGTGACATGCGCATGTGGATCTCCCACGACCTCGGCATCACCTACGACCAGCGCAACGCTTTGGTGGTGGGTCTGGCCATGGGCTTTGCGGTGATCCCGAACATCTATTCGATCGCTGAAGACGCCGTGTTCAGTGTGCCGCGCGGCCTGACCCTTGGCTCGCTGGCCCTCGGTGCTACGCCTTGGCAGACCATGACTCGCGTAGTGATCCTGACCGCCAGCCCGGGGATTTTCTCGGCGCTGATGATCGGCATGGGCCGTGCAGTCGGTGAAACCATGATCGTGCTGATGGCCACCGGTAACACCCCGGTCATGGAAATGAACCTGTTCGAAGG
- a CDS encoding phosphate ABC transporter substrate-binding protein PstS, with the protein MKLKRLMAAMTFVAAGVATANAVAAVDPAIPSYTKTTGVSGNLSSVGSDTLANLMTLWAENYKKEYPNVNIQIQAAGSATAPPALTEGTSNLGPMSRKMKDTELAAFEQKYGYKPTAIPVAVDALAVFVHKDNPIQHLTMEQVDAIFSSTRLCGAKADVKTWGDLGVTGDLANKPVQLFGRNSVSGTYGYFKEEALCKGDYKPNVNEQPGSASVVQSISSSLNGIGYSGIGYKTASVKTVPLAKKGSTDFIEDTEENALNGKYPLSRFLYVYVNKAPNKPLAPLEAEFVKLVLSKQGQEVVVKDGYIPLPAKVAAKALADLGLQEGGAVAKK; encoded by the coding sequence ATGAAACTGAAGCGTTTGATGGCGGCAATGACTTTTGTCGCTGCTGGCGTTGCGACTGCCAACGCGGTTGCCGCTGTTGACCCTGCTATCCCGAGCTACACCAAGACCACTGGTGTGTCGGGCAACCTGTCCAGCGTCGGCTCCGATACCCTGGCCAACCTCATGACCCTCTGGGCTGAGAACTACAAAAAAGAATACCCGAACGTCAACATCCAGATTCAGGCCGCTGGCTCCGCCACTGCGCCACCTGCGCTGACTGAAGGCACCTCCAACCTGGGCCCGATGAGCCGCAAGATGAAGGACACCGAACTGGCGGCCTTCGAGCAGAAGTACGGCTACAAGCCAACCGCTATCCCGGTGGCCGTGGATGCCTTGGCTGTCTTCGTACACAAAGACAACCCGATCCAGCACCTGACCATGGAGCAGGTTGACGCGATCTTCTCGTCGACCCGTCTGTGTGGCGCCAAAGCCGACGTGAAAACCTGGGGCGACCTGGGCGTGACCGGCGACCTGGCCAACAAGCCAGTTCAGCTGTTCGGTCGTAACTCGGTATCCGGCACCTACGGCTACTTCAAAGAAGAAGCCCTGTGCAAAGGCGACTACAAACCAAACGTTAACGAACAACCTGGTTCGGCGTCGGTTGTGCAGTCGATCAGCTCCTCGCTGAACGGCATCGGTTACTCGGGCATCGGTTACAAGACTGCCAGCGTGAAGACCGTTCCTCTGGCCAAGAAAGGCAGCACCGACTTCATCGAAGACACCGAAGAAAACGCCCTGAACGGCAAGTACCCGCTGTCGCGTTTCCTCTACGTGTACGTCAACAAAGCCCCGAACAAGCCTCTGGCTCCGCTGGAAGCCGAGTTCGTGAAACTGGTGCTGTCGAAACAGGGCCAGGAAGTGGTAGTGAAAGACGGCTACATCCCTCTGCCAGCCAAGGTTGCTGCAAAAGCACTGGCTGACCTGGGTCTGCAGGAAGGCGGCGCTGTCGCAAAGAAGTAA
- a CDS encoding MFS transporter, with protein MTTAPSSLAQPEQPARPLTRNDYKTLSLSALGGALEFYDFIIFVFFATVVGKLFFPADMPEWLRLMQTFGIFAAGYLARPLGGIVMAHFGDLLGRKKMFTLSIFMMAVPTLIMGLLPTYAQIGMWAPILLLLMRVIQGAAIGGEVPGAWVFVSEHVPQKHMGYACGTLTSGLTAGILLGSLVATAINSIYTPAEVSDYAWRIPFLLGGVFGLFSVYLRRWLHETPVFAELQLRKALAEEVPLRAVLRDHRGAIAISMLLTWLLSAGIVVVILMTPTVLQTVYHFSPTESLQSNSLAIVFLSIGCIISGALADRFGAGRVFVFGCLGLLASSWTFYHSLADHPNWLFPLYALTGFLVGTIGAVPYVMVKAFPPVVRFSGLSFSYNVAYAIFGGLTPMVVSLLLKESAMGPAYYVAVLCTMGILVGAWLWKKGR; from the coding sequence ATGACCACAGCGCCTTCGAGCCTCGCGCAGCCCGAGCAACCCGCACGACCGTTGACCCGCAACGACTACAAGACTCTGTCGCTGTCCGCCCTTGGCGGCGCGCTGGAATTCTACGATTTCATCATCTTTGTTTTCTTCGCCACCGTGGTCGGCAAGCTGTTCTTCCCGGCTGACATGCCCGAGTGGCTGCGCCTGATGCAGACCTTCGGCATCTTCGCCGCCGGCTACCTCGCGCGGCCGCTGGGCGGCATCGTCATGGCGCACTTCGGCGACCTGCTGGGGCGCAAGAAGATGTTCACCCTGAGCATTTTCATGATGGCCGTGCCGACCCTGATCATGGGCCTGCTGCCAACGTATGCGCAGATCGGCATGTGGGCGCCGATCCTTCTTCTATTGATGCGGGTCATTCAAGGTGCGGCGATTGGCGGTGAAGTGCCGGGGGCATGGGTCTTCGTTTCCGAACACGTTCCGCAAAAGCACATGGGTTACGCCTGTGGCACCCTCACCAGCGGGCTGACCGCCGGTATTCTGCTCGGTTCGCTGGTCGCCACGGCGATCAACAGCATTTATACGCCAGCAGAGGTTTCCGATTACGCCTGGCGGATTCCATTCCTGCTGGGCGGTGTGTTCGGCCTGTTCTCGGTCTACCTGCGCCGTTGGCTGCACGAGACCCCGGTATTTGCCGAACTGCAACTGCGCAAAGCCCTGGCTGAAGAAGTGCCGCTGCGTGCGGTGCTGCGTGATCATCGCGGCGCGATTGCGATCTCGATGCTGCTGACCTGGTTGCTGTCGGCCGGGATCGTCGTGGTCATTCTGATGACGCCGACCGTGCTGCAAACGGTCTATCACTTCTCGCCGACCGAGTCGTTGCAATCGAACAGTCTGGCGATCGTGTTTCTGAGCATTGGCTGCATCATTTCCGGCGCACTGGCGGATCGCTTTGGCGCAGGTCGCGTGTTTGTGTTTGGTTGCCTGGGCTTGCTGGCCAGCTCCTGGACCTTCTATCACAGCCTTGCCGATCATCCGAACTGGCTGTTCCCGCTGTACGCGTTGACCGGTTTTCTGGTGGGCACCATTGGTGCGGTGCCATATGTAATGGTCAAAGCGTTTCCGCCGGTGGTGCGCTTCAGCGGGTTGTCGTTCTCGTATAACGTGGCTTACGCGATTTTTGGCGGGTTGACGCCGATGGTGGTCAGTCTGTTGTTGAAAGAAAGTGCGATGGGGCCTGCCTACTATGTAGCGGTGCTGTGCACGATGGGGATTCTGGTCGGGGCGTGGCTGTGGAAGAAGGGCCGCTGA
- a CDS encoding acyl-CoA thioesterase — protein sequence MIELEQEDPIPQGDLALQITALPRETNGFGDIFGGWLVAQMDLAGTAMASRVAGGRVATVAIDRMAFLVPVAVGAQLSFYTQTLEIGRSSIQMMVEVWSDDPLSSEWRKVTEAVFVFVAIDGSGRTRSVPPRAR from the coding sequence ATGATAGAGCTCGAACAAGAAGATCCGATCCCGCAAGGCGACCTGGCCCTGCAAATCACTGCGCTCCCGCGCGAAACCAACGGCTTTGGCGATATTTTCGGCGGCTGGCTGGTAGCGCAGATGGATTTGGCCGGCACCGCAATGGCCAGCCGTGTCGCTGGCGGACGCGTCGCCACCGTCGCCATCGACCGCATGGCGTTCCTTGTGCCTGTGGCAGTCGGTGCGCAATTGTCCTTCTATACCCAGACCCTGGAAATCGGCCGCAGCTCGATCCAGATGATGGTCGAAGTGTGGAGCGACGATCCGCTGTCCAGCGAGTGGCGTAAAGTGACCGAAGCGGTTTTCGTCTTCGTCGCCATCGACGGCAGCGGCCGCACTCGCTCGGTTCCGCCACGCGCGCGTTAA
- a CDS encoding D-hexose-6-phosphate mutarotase produces MNTPNVEAVKLDELNCWRIRHGQAEVLVAQQGAHILSYQIDGQPPIIWLNDKAEFKTGKSIRAGVPVCWPWFGKFERNPQNVQAMYTGEQPAPAHGLVRAMDWELGGIESEADGIKVEFKLPYPEGGLPGWPHQVDLTLTLHLSEQLSFSLTSHNRGSDTVSLSQALHTYFAVSDVRNVHVEGVDGLNYIETLDDWKTTSQQGDLQFAGETDRIYLDAPPQLSIVDPAWERRIVLTATGSRTAVIWNPWIDRAAALADMDNDGWQRMLCIETANVMDDIVTLAPGASHTMGVSVAREPL; encoded by the coding sequence ATGAACACGCCCAACGTTGAAGCGGTGAAACTGGATGAACTGAACTGCTGGCGCATCCGCCACGGTCAGGCCGAAGTGCTGGTGGCCCAGCAAGGCGCGCACATCCTCAGTTATCAAATCGATGGGCAGCCGCCGATCATCTGGCTCAACGACAAGGCCGAGTTCAAGACGGGCAAAAGCATTCGCGCCGGCGTGCCGGTGTGCTGGCCGTGGTTCGGCAAGTTCGAACGCAACCCGCAGAACGTGCAGGCCATGTACACCGGCGAGCAACCGGCACCCGCGCATGGTCTGGTGCGAGCGATGGATTGGGAACTGGGCGGCATCGAATCAGAGGCTGACGGTATCAAGGTCGAGTTCAAGCTGCCCTACCCCGAAGGTGGCCTGCCGGGCTGGCCGCATCAGGTCGATCTGACCCTGACCCTGCATTTGTCCGAGCAATTGAGCTTCAGCCTGACCAGCCATAACCGTGGCAGTGACACCGTCAGCCTGAGTCAGGCGCTGCACACCTATTTCGCGGTCAGTGATGTGCGCAATGTGCACGTCGAAGGCGTGGATGGTTTGAATTACATCGAGACGCTGGATGACTGGAAAACCACCAGTCAGCAAGGCGATCTGCAATTTGCCGGTGAGACCGACCGCATCTACCTCGATGCGCCGCCACAACTGAGCATTGTCGACCCGGCCTGGGAAAGACGCATTGTGCTGACGGCCACAGGTTCACGCACGGCAGTGATCTGGAACCCGTGGATCGATCGCGCAGCAGCGTTGGCGGATATGGATAACGATGGCTGGCAGCGCATGCTGTGCATCGAGACGGCGAATGTGATGGATGACATCGTCACGCTGGCGCCGGGGGCGAGTCATACCATGGGCGTCAGCGTCGCCCGCGAACCGCTCTAA
- a CDS encoding DUF3299 domain-containing protein, translating into MRHLLLTLLFLGSGLAHAGELPETDWLELMPKSDQKALEAMPEIDHNSPEATGTFTEKGGMKQAKGLPAVMYSTKTVASMNDKHIRIGGYPVPLESDAKGRSTLFFLVPYPGACIHVPPPPPNQLVLVRYPKGLKLDDIYTPLWVTGTLKVEKVSNDLADAAYALEADKVRVVQESDL; encoded by the coding sequence ATGCGCCATCTTCTGTTGACTCTCCTTTTCCTGGGCAGCGGTTTGGCCCACGCTGGCGAACTGCCGGAAACCGACTGGCTCGAACTGATGCCCAAGTCGGATCAAAAGGCCCTCGAGGCCATGCCTGAAATCGACCACAACTCCCCGGAAGCCACCGGCACCTTCACCGAGAAGGGCGGGATGAAGCAGGCCAAAGGTCTGCCGGCGGTGATGTATTCGACCAAGACCGTGGCGTCGATGAACGACAAACACATTCGCATCGGCGGTTATCCGGTGCCGCTGGAGTCCGACGCCAAGGGTCGCAGCACGTTGTTCTTCCTCGTGCCGTATCCGGGCGCGTGCATCCACGTGCCGCCACCGCCACCGAATCAACTGGTGCTGGTGCGGTATCCGAAAGGTTTGAAACTGGACGATATCTACACGCCACTGTGGGTGACCGGCACGCTGAAGGTTGAAAAGGTCAGCAATGATCTGGCCGATGCGGCGTATGCGCTGGAGGCGGACAAGGTGCGGGTGGTGCAGGAGTCCGATCTCTAA
- a CDS encoding GlsB/YeaQ/YmgE family stress response membrane protein — protein MGIIGTIFIGLIVGLLARFLKPGDDSMGWIMTILLGIGGSLAATYGGQALGIYRAGEGAGFIGALVGAIVLLVIYGLIKKN, from the coding sequence ATGGGAATTATCGGAACCATCTTTATCGGCTTGATCGTCGGCCTGCTGGCTCGGTTCCTGAAACCGGGCGATGACAGCATGGGCTGGATCATGACCATCCTGCTCGGTATCGGCGGTTCGCTGGCAGCCACTTACGGCGGCCAGGCTCTGGGCATCTATCGCGCGGGCGAGGGCGCAGGTTTCATCGGCGCACTGGTCGGCGCGATCGTGTTGCTGGTGATCTACGGTCTGATCAAAAAGAACTGA
- a CDS encoding 5-(carboxyamino)imidazole ribonucleotide synthase, whose product MKIGVIGGGQLGRMLALAGTPLGMNFAFLDPAPDACAAALGEHLRADYGDQDHLRQLADEVDLVTFEFESVPAETVAFLSQFVPVYPSAEALRIARDRWFEKSMFKDLGIPTPAFADIQSQADLDAAVASIGLPAVLKTRTLGYDGKGQKVLRKPEDVVGTFAELGSVSCLLEGFVPFTGEVSLIAVRARDGETKFYPLVHNTHDSGILKLSVASTNHPLQALAEDYSSRVLKQLNYVGVMAFEFFEVDGGLKANEIAPRVHNSGHWTTEGAECSQFENHLRAVAGLPLGSTAKVGESAMLNFIGVVPPVEKVIAIEDCHLHHYGKAFKAGRKVGHANLRCADMATLQAQIVKVEALIAE is encoded by the coding sequence ATGAAGATCGGTGTAATCGGTGGCGGCCAGTTGGGTCGCATGTTGGCCCTGGCGGGCACCCCGCTGGGCATGAACTTCGCTTTCCTCGACCCTGCGCCGGACGCCTGTGCGGCCGCGCTGGGCGAACACCTGCGGGCCGATTACGGCGATCAGGATCATCTGCGCCAATTGGCCGATGAAGTCGATCTGGTGACCTTCGAATTCGAAAGCGTCCCGGCCGAAACCGTGGCATTCCTCTCGCAATTCGTCCCGGTCTACCCGAGCGCCGAAGCCCTGCGCATCGCTCGCGACCGCTGGTTCGAAAAGAGCATGTTCAAGGACCTGGGCATCCCGACTCCGGCCTTCGCCGACATTCAATCGCAAGCCGATCTGGACGCCGCGGTCGCTTCGATCGGCCTGCCGGCCGTATTGAAAACCCGCACCCTGGGTTATGACGGCAAAGGTCAGAAAGTCCTGCGCAAACCGGAAGACGTGGTGGGTACCTTCGCCGAACTGGGCAGCGTGTCCTGCCTGCTGGAAGGCTTTGTGCCGTTCACCGGTGAAGTCTCGCTGATCGCCGTGCGTGCCCGCGATGGTGAAACGAAGTTCTATCCGTTGGTGCACAACACCCACGACAGCGGCATCCTCAAGCTGTCCGTGGCCAGCACCAATCACCCGTTGCAGGCGTTGGCCGAAGACTACTCGAGCCGCGTGCTCAAGCAGTTGAACTACGTCGGCGTGATGGCGTTCGAGTTCTTTGAAGTCGACGGTGGCCTGAAAGCCAACGAAATCGCACCGCGCGTGCACAACTCCGGGCACTGGACCACTGAAGGCGCCGAGTGCAGCCAGTTCGAAAACCACCTGCGCGCCGTTGCCGGCCTGCCGCTGGGTTCGACGGCCAAGGTCGGCGAGAGCGCGATGCTTAACTTCATCGGTGTGGTACCGCCGGTTGAGAAAGTCATCGCCATCGAAGACTGCCATCTGCATCACTACGGCAAGGCCTTCAAGGCCGGGCGCAAGGTCGGTCACGCCAACCTGCGTTGCGCCGACATGGCCACGCTGCAGGCGCAGATCGTCAAGGTCGAAGCGCTGATCGCCGAGTAA
- the purE gene encoding 5-(carboxyamino)imidazole ribonucleotide mutase: MSALVGVIMGSKSDWSTLSHTADMLEKLGIPYEVKVVSAHRTPDLLFQYAEEAESRGIEVIIAGAGGAAHLPGMCAAKTHLPVLGVPVQSAMLSGVDSLLSIVQMPAGIPVATLAIGKAGAINAALLSASILGAKHPQFHTVLKTFRAEQTDSVLDNPDPRIA; this comes from the coding sequence ATGAGTGCACTGGTTGGCGTGATCATGGGCTCCAAGTCCGATTGGTCCACCCTTAGCCACACCGCCGATATGCTGGAAAAGCTCGGCATCCCGTACGAGGTCAAAGTGGTCTCTGCCCACCGCACCCCGGATCTGCTGTTCCAGTACGCCGAAGAGGCTGAAAGCCGCGGCATCGAGGTGATTATCGCCGGTGCCGGTGGCGCAGCCCACTTGCCAGGCATGTGTGCGGCCAAGACCCACCTGCCGGTGCTGGGCGTGCCGGTGCAGTCGGCCATGCTCTCGGGCGTCGACTCGCTGCTGTCGATCGTGCAGATGCCAGCGGGCATTCCGGTCGCCACTCTGGCCATCGGCAAGGCCGGCGCAATCAACGCAGCCTTGCTCTCGGCGAGCATCCTCGGTGCCAAGCATCCACAGTTCCACACGGTGCTGAAAACCTTCCGTGCCGAGCAGACAGACAGCGTCCTGGACAATCCAGACCCACGTATTGCCTGA
- a CDS encoding LysR substrate-binding domain-containing protein, translating into MNLESKWLEDFSALAATRSFSQAAERRFVTQPAFSRRIRSLEAALGLTLVNRSRTPIELTAAGQLFLVTARTVVEQLGEVLRHLHHLEGGQGEVMQVAAAHSLALGFFPRWIAQLRNEGLNIATRLVATNVGDAVHALREGGCDLMLAFYDPDAAMQMDPEIFPSLHLGQTEMLPVCAADAEGKPLFDLEGEASVPLLAYSAGAFLGRSVNGLLRQRQLRFTTIYETAMADSLKSMALEGLGIAWVPQLSVRAELARGELVVCGGPQWHVPLEIRLYRCALVRKANVRLLWRKLEGGAAQNS; encoded by the coding sequence ATGAATCTGGAAAGCAAATGGCTCGAGGACTTCAGTGCTCTGGCCGCCACCCGCAGCTTCTCGCAGGCCGCTGAACGACGCTTCGTGACCCAGCCGGCCTTCAGTCGGCGGATCCGCAGCCTCGAAGCGGCGCTGGGGCTGACTCTGGTCAACCGCTCGCGCACGCCGATCGAACTGACGGCGGCGGGGCAGCTGTTTCTGGTCACTGCGCGCACCGTGGTCGAACAGCTCGGTGAAGTGCTGCGCCATCTGCATCATCTGGAAGGCGGGCAGGGCGAGGTGATGCAGGTCGCTGCCGCTCACTCGCTGGCCTTGGGTTTCTTCCCGCGCTGGATCGCGCAACTGCGTAATGAAGGCCTGAACATCGCCACGCGTTTGGTCGCAACCAACGTCGGCGACGCGGTGCATGCGTTGCGTGAAGGTGGCTGCGATCTGATGCTGGCGTTCTACGACCCGGATGCGGCGATGCAGATGGACCCGGAAATCTTCCCCTCGCTGCATTTGGGTCAGACGGAAATGCTCCCGGTCTGTGCGGCGGATGCCGAGGGCAAGCCGTTGTTCGATCTGGAAGGGGAGGCGAGCGTGCCGTTGCTGGCCTATAGCGCCGGGGCGTTTCTTGGTCGCTCGGTGAATGGTTTGTTGCGTCAGCGGCAGCTGCGTTTCACCACTATTTACGAAACCGCGATGGCTGACAGTCTGAAGAGCATGGCGTTGGAAGGCCTCGGGATTGCCTGGGTTCCGCAGCTGAGCGTGCGTGCTGAGCTGGCTCGCGGCGAACTGGTGGTCTGTGGCGGCCCGCAGTGGCACGTGCCGCTGGAGATTCGCCTGTATCGCTGCGCCTTGGTGCGCAAAGCCAACGTCCGTCTGCTGTGGCGCAAGCTCGAGGGTGGCGCTGCACAAAACTCTTGA
- the aspA gene encoding aspartate ammonia-lyase: MSSAASFRTENDLLGALEVPAQAYYGIQTLRAVNNFRLSGVPISHYPKLVVGLAMVKQAAADANRELGHLSEAKHAAISEACARLIRGDFHEEFVVDMIQGGAGTSTNMNANEVIANIALEAMGHQKGEYQYLHPNDDVNMAQSTNDAYPTAIRLGLLLGHDTLLASLDSLIQAFAAKGKEFDHVLKMGRTQLQDAVPMTLGQEFRAFATTMGEDLARLKTLAPELLTEVNLGGTAIGTGINADPRYQALAVQRLALISGQPLVPAADLIEATSDMGAFVLFSGMLKRTAVKLSKICNDLRLLSSGPRTGINEINLPARQPGSSIMPGKVNPVIPEAVNQVAFQVIGNDLALTMAAEGGQLQLNVMEPLIAFKIFDSIRLLQRAMDMLREHCIVGITANEARCRELVEHSIGLVTALNPYIGYKNATRIAGLALESGRGVLELVREEGLLDEAMLADILRPENMIAPRLVPLKA, from the coding sequence ATGTCCTCCGCTGCATCTTTCCGCACAGAAAACGACCTGCTTGGCGCCCTCGAAGTACCGGCTCAAGCGTATTACGGCATCCAGACCCTGCGAGCGGTGAACAACTTCCGCCTCTCCGGCGTTCCGATTTCGCATTACCCGAAACTGGTTGTCGGTCTGGCAATGGTCAAACAGGCCGCTGCTGACGCCAACCGCGAGTTGGGTCACCTGAGCGAAGCCAAGCACGCTGCCATCAGCGAAGCCTGTGCCCGATTGATCCGCGGTGATTTCCACGAAGAGTTCGTGGTCGACATGATTCAAGGTGGCGCCGGTACTTCCACCAACATGAACGCCAACGAAGTGATCGCCAACATTGCGCTCGAAGCAATGGGTCATCAGAAAGGCGAGTACCAGTACCTGCACCCGAACGACGACGTCAACATGGCGCAGTCGACCAACGACGCCTACCCGACCGCGATCCGCTTGGGTCTGCTGCTCGGTCACGACACCCTGCTGGCCAGCCTCGACAGCCTGATTCAGGCGTTCGCGGCCAAGGGCAAAGAATTCGATCACGTCCTGAAAATGGGCCGTACCCAGCTGCAAGACGCCGTGCCGATGACCCTCGGCCAGGAATTCCGTGCCTTCGCCACCACCATGGGCGAAGACCTGGCCCGTCTCAAGACGCTGGCCCCGGAACTACTGACTGAAGTGAACCTCGGTGGCACTGCGATCGGTACCGGCATCAACGCCGACCCGCGTTATCAAGCGCTCGCGGTACAGCGTCTGGCCCTGATCAGCGGTCAACCGCTGGTTCCAGCCGCCGACCTGATCGAAGCGACTTCCGACATGGGCGCCTTCGTGCTGTTCTCCGGCATGCTCAAGCGCACCGCGGTCAAGCTGTCGAAGATCTGCAACGACCTGCGCCTGCTGTCCAGCGGCCCACGCACCGGCATCAACGAAATCAACCTGCCAGCGCGTCAGCCAGGCAGCTCGATCATGCCCGGCAAGGTCAACCCGGTCATCCCGGAAGCGGTTAACCAAGTGGCGTTCCAAGTAATTGGTAACGACCTGGCGCTGACCATGGCAGCCGAAGGCGGCCAGCTGCAGCTGAACGTGATGGAGCCACTGATCGCTTTCAAGATCTTCGACTCGATCCGCCTGCTGCAACGCGCCATGGACATGCTGCGCGAGCACTGCATCGTCGGCATCACCGCCAACGAAGCGCGCTGCCGTGAACTGGTCGAACACTCGATCGGTCTGGTCACCGCACTGAACCCGTACATCGGCTACAAAAACGCCACCCGCATCGCCGGTCTCGCCCTTGAAAGCGGCCGCGGCGTGCTGGAACTGGTGCGCGAAGAAGGTCTGCTCGACGAAGCCATGCTCGCCGACATCCTGCGCCCGGAAAACATGATTGCTCCACGTCTGGTTCCGCTCAAAGCCTGA